The proteins below are encoded in one region of Tessaracoccus aquimaris:
- the cmtR gene encoding Cd(II)/Pb(II)-sensing metalloregulatory transcriptional regulator CmtR, which produces MLTLASRLDVMNRLGRAMADPTRSRILLQLLEAPGYPARLSESLGLTRTNVSNHLACLRGCGLVVATPEGRQTRYEIADPHLTRALELLVEAVVAYDDGVSCVNEDCDVPLCCGPGAGRTGEAR; this is translated from the coding sequence GTGCTGACTCTTGCTTCCCGGTTGGACGTGATGAATCGGTTGGGCCGGGCGATGGCCGATCCGACCCGTTCGCGGATTCTGCTCCAGTTGCTGGAGGCGCCGGGGTACCCGGCTCGGTTGTCGGAGTCACTGGGCCTGACCCGCACCAATGTGTCGAACCATCTGGCCTGCCTGCGCGGCTGCGGATTGGTGGTGGCAACGCCCGAGGGCCGGCAGACGCGGTACGAGATCGCTGACCCGCATCTGACGCGAGCGCTGGAGTTGCTGGTGGAGGCGGTGGTCGCCTACGACGACGGCGTGTCCTGTGTGAATGAGGACTGTGACGTGCCGTTGTGCTGTGGCCCGGGTGCTGGCAGGACGGGAGAGGCCCGGTGA
- a CDS encoding methyltransferase family protein has protein sequence MTALNGWIALALYLIGLGLAFGFRAVVHLRRNGDTGFRLKAGAAGSAQWWGKLLFAVALLLGLAGPVTQIVGIGRLTIPGGTIVEGIGLVLALLGMRTLLRAQREMGASWRVGVDPEEHTEMVTDGTFAMVRNPVFSGMAVSSVGLFLLAPTIASLTATVVLLVAIQVQVRAVEEPYLRAAHGDAYRDYAARVGRFVPRMGRTFRQPPR, from the coding sequence GTGACGGCCCTGAACGGCTGGATCGCGCTGGCCTTGTACCTGATCGGTCTCGGTCTGGCGTTCGGCTTTCGAGCGGTGGTTCACCTGCGCCGCAACGGAGATACGGGGTTCCGACTCAAAGCAGGTGCGGCGGGCTCCGCCCAATGGTGGGGGAAGCTGCTGTTCGCGGTCGCGCTACTGCTCGGACTGGCAGGCCCGGTGACGCAGATCGTCGGCATCGGACGCCTGACCATCCCCGGCGGCACGATCGTGGAAGGGATCGGGCTGGTCCTTGCACTGCTCGGGATGAGGACGTTGCTGCGGGCGCAGCGGGAGATGGGCGCTTCCTGGCGGGTTGGCGTCGACCCGGAGGAGCACACCGAGATGGTGACCGATGGGACCTTCGCGATGGTGCGCAACCCGGTGTTCTCCGGGATGGCTGTGTCAAGCGTCGGGTTGTTCCTGCTGGCCCCGACGATCGCCTCGTTGACGGCGACGGTCGTGCTGCTCGTCGCCATCCAGGTGCAAGTCCGGGCGGTCGAGGAGCCCTACCTGCGCGCCGCCCACGGCGACGCCTACCGCGACTACGCCGCTAGGGTCGGCAGGTTCGTCCCAAGAATGGGGCGAACCTTTCGCCAGCCCCCTCGGTAG
- a CDS encoding cytochrome c biogenesis CcdA family protein: protein MIPLELGDWIRQAVGGSVALGLPIALLAGLVSFFSPCVLPLLPGYLSYATGMGAADITTGQSAKGVAGRGRVLLGTLGFVGGFAAVFVATGALMGSVGAALFAWQRPLMVAAGVLSIALGLVFTDWLPWGRGTWRLQVLPRAGVAASPLLGIVFGLGWTPCIGPALSVVLTLALNEGTALRGAVLAFAYALGLGLPFIVAGLAFDRLGGTLGWVRRHHRAIQVTGGVTMMVIGVLLITGWWDIAMAGVRQWASSFALPV from the coding sequence GTGATCCCGCTGGAGTTGGGCGACTGGATCCGCCAGGCTGTGGGCGGCTCGGTCGCATTGGGTTTGCCGATCGCGCTCCTCGCCGGGCTGGTGTCGTTCTTCTCACCGTGCGTGCTGCCGCTGCTGCCTGGCTACCTGTCGTACGCCACCGGGATGGGGGCTGCGGACATCACTACCGGCCAGAGCGCGAAAGGGGTGGCCGGGCGGGGTCGCGTACTGCTCGGGACGCTGGGGTTCGTGGGCGGTTTCGCGGCGGTGTTCGTCGCCACCGGAGCGCTGATGGGTTCGGTGGGTGCCGCGCTCTTCGCGTGGCAGCGGCCATTGATGGTGGCTGCCGGCGTGTTGAGCATCGCCCTGGGATTAGTGTTCACCGACTGGCTGCCGTGGGGTCGCGGGACGTGGCGGCTGCAAGTGCTCCCCCGAGCCGGCGTGGCGGCGTCGCCGCTGCTGGGAATCGTGTTCGGGCTGGGGTGGACGCCATGTATCGGCCCGGCGCTATCGGTCGTGCTCACGTTGGCCCTGAACGAGGGCACTGCGCTGCGCGGCGCCGTGCTTGCCTTCGCTTACGCGCTCGGCCTCGGGCTGCCGTTCATTGTCGCTGGACTGGCCTTCGACCGGCTGGGCGGCACGCTGGGCTGGGTGCGCCGCCACCATCGTGCCATTCAGGTCACCGGCGGGGTGACCATGATGGTGATCGGGGTGCTGCTGATCACCGGCTGGTGGGACATCGCAATGGCCGGTGTACGGCAGTGGGCGAGCAGTTTTGCACTGCCGGTCTGA
- a CDS encoding bifunctional DNA primase/polymerase, which translates to MPARADFTRALLRASGASTLAASARHLAQVGVPVFPCQPSGKRPLTTRGFHDATTDIGRVEAWWSRTPEANLGVPTGVVSGMVVVDVDVHGPVDGRQAFARAERAGLVDGWGLLVETPTGGLHAYFAATAGVEQRSWQAARAGVDFRGDGGYIIVSPSVRIVGGVPIRYEVVNVGDQPAAALDSRRLRDFLDPRPGPVVRQGRGLVRLADMNRLAFWVAGRGEGERNRGLFWAACRLAESDVSASDALDVLSAAASQAGLGEREIATTVRSAYRIAHPAPEAGGPGLGGGAWFERANAPNPGMGGRRL; encoded by the coding sequence ATGCCCGCGCGTGCCGACTTCACCAGGGCGTTGTTGCGTGCCAGTGGTGCTTCGACGCTGGCGGCGTCGGCCCGGCATCTCGCGCAGGTGGGGGTGCCGGTGTTCCCCTGCCAGCCGAGTGGGAAGCGTCCGCTCACGACGCGGGGGTTCCACGATGCCACCACCGACATCGGCCGGGTCGAGGCGTGGTGGTCGCGGACTCCGGAGGCGAACCTGGGTGTCCCGACTGGCGTGGTGTCGGGGATGGTCGTGGTGGATGTGGACGTGCATGGCCCGGTTGATGGGCGGCAAGCGTTCGCCCGCGCCGAGCGAGCCGGGCTCGTCGATGGCTGGGGTCTGCTGGTGGAGACCCCGACGGGTGGCCTGCACGCCTACTTCGCTGCGACGGCGGGGGTCGAGCAGCGGTCATGGCAGGCCGCTCGTGCGGGGGTGGACTTCCGGGGTGATGGCGGGTACATCATCGTGTCGCCCTCGGTTCGCATCGTCGGCGGTGTCCCGATCCGCTACGAGGTCGTCAATGTCGGCGACCAGCCTGCCGCTGCGCTGGACTCGCGTCGGCTGCGGGACTTCCTCGATCCACGTCCGGGACCGGTCGTGCGGCAGGGTCGTGGGTTGGTGCGGTTGGCGGATATGAACCGGCTGGCGTTCTGGGTCGCTGGGCGTGGTGAGGGTGAGCGGAACCGGGGGCTGTTCTGGGCCGCGTGCCGCTTGGCCGAGAGTGATGTCTCTGCCTCGGATGCGCTCGATGTCCTCAGCGCAGCCGCCAGCCAGGCCGGGCTGGGCGAACGCGAGATCGCCACCACGGTGCGCTCCGCCTACCGGATCGCGCACCCCGCGCCCGAAGCCGGTGGCCCCGGCCTCGGTGGCGGCGCCTGGTTCGAGCGAGCCAACGCCCCGAACCCAGGCATGGGTGGGCGGAGGCTGTGA
- a CDS encoding TlpA family protein disulfide reductase has translation MGSLPHTVRRRLWSAAVAIASGVLLAGCGSTQANTGGFVSGDGSLTVLPADERPQAPVIEGVTLDDERWTSADVSGKVIVYNVWGSWCAPCRSEAPALVAASQKLADQAVFVGLNTRDFDKAAPRAFVRAFEVPYVNLFDPEGALLLNFSGELPPNAIPSTIVVDLEGRVAARIIGETTESTLVGLIQDVAAGK, from the coding sequence ATTGGGAGCCTTCCGCACACGGTCAGGCGCCGGCTCTGGAGCGCGGCCGTTGCGATCGCGTCGGGTGTTCTGCTCGCGGGTTGCGGGTCGACACAAGCCAACACTGGAGGGTTCGTGTCGGGTGATGGCAGCCTGACGGTGCTGCCTGCCGATGAGCGTCCGCAGGCGCCCGTGATCGAGGGCGTCACGCTGGATGACGAGCGGTGGACGAGTGCTGACGTCTCCGGGAAGGTGATCGTCTACAACGTGTGGGGTTCCTGGTGCGCGCCATGCCGCTCCGAGGCGCCCGCGCTCGTGGCCGCCAGCCAGAAGCTTGCCGACCAGGCAGTCTTCGTCGGGTTGAACACCCGAGACTTCGACAAGGCCGCGCCCCGTGCGTTCGTGCGGGCATTCGAGGTTCCCTATGTGAACCTGTTCGACCCTGAGGGTGCGCTTCTGCTGAACTTCTCCGGCGAGTTGCCGCCCAACGCCATCCCAAGCACGATCGTGGTCGACCTGGAGGGCCGGGTCGCTGCCCGGATCATCGGCGAGACCACAGAATCGACCCTGGTGGGTCTGATCCAAGACGTGGCAGCGGGCAAGTGA
- a CDS encoding DsbA family protein produces the protein MPSNQKPKKPIVDERPEPGERGARRTIILICAVLVISVVIFGIIQASRQPAAVVEPSTPVPTETSGALVVREDSRRLNDVPDATVTFVEFLDFECEACAAVFPAIEQLRQTYGDRVSFVIRYFPLPSHFNSERAARAVEAAAQQGELEAMYTKMYQTQTEWGEQQIPKDDLFRQYAQELGLDLEQWDAAYNSEATLQFIRNDFNDGVALGVTGTPTFFLNAELISPETLDDLTTMLDQALAE, from the coding sequence ATGCCCAGCAATCAGAAGCCCAAGAAGCCAATCGTCGACGAACGCCCCGAACCAGGGGAACGTGGCGCCCGAAGAACCATCATCTTGATCTGCGCGGTGCTGGTGATCTCGGTGGTCATCTTCGGCATCATCCAAGCCAGTCGCCAGCCCGCCGCCGTCGTCGAGCCGTCCACACCCGTCCCCACCGAAACCTCCGGCGCGCTCGTGGTACGCGAAGACTCCCGCCGACTCAACGACGTGCCAGATGCCACTGTGACCTTCGTAGAGTTCCTGGACTTCGAGTGCGAGGCCTGCGCCGCGGTCTTCCCGGCGATCGAGCAACTCCGGCAGACCTACGGCGATCGAGTGTCCTTTGTCATCCGGTACTTCCCGCTACCCAGCCACTTCAACAGCGAACGCGCGGCCAGAGCGGTCGAAGCCGCCGCTCAGCAAGGAGAACTTGAAGCGATGTACACCAAGATGTACCAGACCCAGACCGAGTGGGGTGAACAGCAGATACCCAAAGACGACCTGTTCCGCCAGTACGCCCAAGAACTCGGCCTCGACCTTGAGCAATGGGACGCCGCGTACAACTCTGAGGCCACGCTCCAGTTCATCCGCAACGACTTCAACGACGGTGTGGCCCTGGGCGTGACTGGTACGCCAACCTTCTTCCTCAATGCAGAGTTGATCAGTCCTGAGACCCTTGATGACCTCACCACCATGCTCGACCAGGCGCTCGCTGAGTAG
- a CDS encoding helix-turn-helix domain-containing protein, translating into MSEPLRVGSDYWPVWACTYAGSRPIGPAALDCVRVIVIRSGSALLVGELGQRLVKTGDVVLLAANVLCGSEPEGHITLTTIHADTDYVIDQVYWQHAGLVRDRLDAQDFAATIYAEPAQVLSLGERQAETLTTWLDEMVALSAERPVARYFFRMQALWFSIAHVIAPFIKASPVRISAARPSHVRPTLPRERRFAPIREEARRVAELLRTSPERRWTLAALAMEVHLSPAQLGRVFVDAFGKTPLAFLTMVRAERLARYLRETDLTVTEAMWRVGWRSRSHGTELFRQYVGLTPGAYRRRQGSCGRN; encoded by the coding sequence ATGTCTGAGCCACTGCGGGTCGGCAGCGACTACTGGCCGGTTTGGGCATGCACGTACGCCGGCTCTCGCCCCATCGGCCCCGCGGCTCTCGATTGTGTCAGAGTCATCGTGATCCGTAGTGGTAGCGCACTCCTCGTTGGCGAGTTGGGGCAAAGGCTTGTGAAGACGGGGGATGTGGTCCTCCTTGCAGCAAACGTCCTGTGCGGAAGCGAGCCTGAGGGCCACATCACCTTGACCACGATCCATGCGGATACGGACTATGTGATCGATCAGGTCTACTGGCAGCACGCTGGGCTCGTGCGGGATCGGCTTGATGCTCAGGACTTCGCGGCGACCATCTACGCCGAGCCAGCGCAGGTTCTCAGCCTCGGTGAAAGGCAGGCCGAGACACTCACAACTTGGCTCGACGAGATGGTCGCGCTGAGCGCCGAGCGGCCCGTTGCTCGCTACTTCTTCCGGATGCAGGCCCTGTGGTTTTCCATAGCACACGTCATTGCCCCGTTCATCAAGGCGTCCCCGGTGCGGATATCAGCCGCCCGGCCGAGTCATGTCCGGCCAACCTTGCCGAGGGAACGACGGTTCGCTCCCATCAGGGAGGAGGCCCGCAGAGTTGCTGAGCTGTTGCGGACATCACCCGAGCGGCGATGGACTCTCGCCGCTTTGGCCATGGAAGTACACCTGTCGCCTGCTCAGCTAGGCAGGGTGTTCGTCGACGCCTTTGGCAAGACACCGCTCGCGTTCCTAACGATGGTGCGAGCCGAACGCTTGGCAAGGTACCTGCGCGAGACGGACCTCACTGTCACCGAGGCAATGTGGCGGGTCGGATGGCGCAGCCGAAGTCACGGCACGGAACTGTTCCGTCAGTACGTCGGACTGACGCCGGGTGCCTACCGACGACGCCAAGGGTCGTGTGGGCGCAACTGA
- the lnt gene encoding apolipoprotein N-acyltransferase, with protein MTITTTSPPADDISQPAQPARPALPLGWAIVTSALAGVGLDAAFPELGWWPIAFVSVTLALLALAGRKSGGAFLVALVYGGAFFVAHLSWAGRFLGPLPWLGLAGLQALLFAAGAIPIALAYRWSTRTLRGKWGQLVIVPLLVGGLWTLRESIMGSWPYGGFPWARLGMSQAGSPFAEAVSWVGVTGLSFLIAAVCAGIAQWWRIGRRRDWRGLVMPAAVTALLLVTPQFPTTPAGEVTVGWVQGNGPAGYFDAAAPGAMLTAQTAATMPLIGQPMDVLVWPEGGVDSDPLNNLGTSRALDELSHQVSAPLLVNAATRRGENTYNTSLLWPPTGGEVQLFDKANPVPFGEYVPDRWLYQRIAPDLIGLIGREYTPGTNSPHINLNGVGVGLAICFDVIFDDVIWQGAQDGAQLYLLQSNNGDFRGTDENLQQAAFARMRAIETGRSVVNVSTTGTSQAFAPDGTLLDDLPADTAGARVTTIPLRTGLTPAVTLGTWTAGLLAATSLLGLLLLGFAVRR; from the coding sequence ATGACCATCACCACGACCAGTCCGCCTGCGGACGACATCAGCCAGCCCGCGCAGCCGGCGCGGCCTGCGCTGCCGCTGGGGTGGGCCATTGTGACCTCGGCTTTGGCTGGCGTGGGGCTGGACGCTGCATTCCCCGAACTCGGCTGGTGGCCGATCGCCTTCGTCAGCGTCACCCTGGCCCTGCTCGCGCTCGCCGGCCGGAAGTCGGGCGGAGCCTTTCTGGTCGCTCTGGTCTACGGCGGTGCCTTCTTCGTGGCGCACCTGAGTTGGGCGGGACGGTTTCTGGGTCCGCTGCCGTGGCTCGGTCTGGCCGGCTTGCAGGCACTGTTGTTCGCCGCGGGAGCAATACCGATCGCGTTGGCCTACCGGTGGTCCACGCGGACGCTGCGCGGCAAGTGGGGTCAGCTAGTGATCGTCCCGCTTCTGGTCGGAGGGTTGTGGACACTGCGCGAGTCCATCATGGGCAGCTGGCCCTACGGCGGGTTCCCCTGGGCTCGTCTGGGGATGAGCCAGGCCGGCAGCCCGTTCGCCGAAGCTGTCTCGTGGGTAGGTGTGACCGGCTTGTCGTTCCTGATAGCAGCCGTCTGTGCAGGGATCGCGCAGTGGTGGCGGATCGGTCGCCGGCGTGACTGGCGGGGCCTGGTCATGCCTGCCGCGGTGACCGCCTTGCTGCTCGTGACACCGCAGTTCCCCACCACCCCGGCTGGTGAGGTGACCGTGGGCTGGGTGCAGGGCAACGGGCCGGCCGGCTACTTCGACGCCGCGGCCCCTGGTGCGATGCTCACCGCACAGACCGCCGCGACCATGCCGCTGATCGGCCAACCGATGGATGTGCTGGTCTGGCCCGAAGGAGGGGTCGACAGTGACCCACTCAACAACCTGGGGACCAGCAGGGCACTCGATGAGCTGTCCCACCAGGTCTCGGCGCCCTTGCTGGTGAACGCTGCAACCCGCCGCGGGGAGAACACCTACAACACCTCCCTGCTCTGGCCGCCTACCGGCGGCGAAGTCCAGCTGTTCGACAAGGCGAATCCGGTGCCGTTCGGCGAGTATGTGCCCGACCGCTGGCTCTACCAGCGAATCGCACCCGACCTGATCGGCCTGATCGGACGCGAGTACACCCCCGGCACCAACTCCCCGCACATCAACCTGAACGGCGTCGGGGTGGGATTGGCGATCTGCTTCGACGTCATCTTTGATGACGTCATCTGGCAGGGCGCCCAAGACGGGGCTCAGCTATACCTGCTCCAATCCAACAACGGCGACTTCCGCGGCACCGACGAGAACCTGCAACAGGCCGCCTTCGCCCGGATGCGAGCAATCGAAACCGGCCGAAGCGTCGTCAACGTCTCCACGACCGGCACCAGCCAAGCCTTCGCCCCCGACGGCACCCTCCTCGACGACCTTCCCGCCGACACCGCCGGCGCCCGCGTCACCACCATCCCACTACGCACCGGACTGACCCCGGCTGTCACTCTCGGCACATGGACCGCCGGCCTTCTGGCCGCGACCAGCCTGCTCGGCCTCCTGCTGCTCGGGTTCGCAGTTCGGCGCTAA
- a CDS encoding DUF2637 domain-containing protein — protein sequence MFIALGAFWLSFTALADLAARSGVDRGQAWAWPLIVDGIIVVATVAVVALAGQRSAWYPWSLLVGGALVSVTANAIHAVVAADADVPGLLAASVAAVPPVVLLAITHLTVILTRTFPQELPGQPEVLSEIPEMLSEVYAGPQGVVHSKSLLSVASEPLADERELSLASDETPGRSDRRARAAALRAAGWSNKRIAREVQVHPATVGRWFAAAHLPDTNDDAAGEREETRQRQPSPDDADGPRPAPAFVEWLMGLPTGWVTDSGGLTQNQQITALGNGLLPLQAVSALSLLAA from the coding sequence GTGTTCATCGCGTTGGGTGCGTTCTGGCTGAGCTTTACCGCGCTCGCCGATCTGGCGGCGCGTTCCGGGGTCGACCGGGGACAGGCGTGGGCGTGGCCGTTGATCGTTGATGGGATCATCGTGGTGGCGACGGTCGCGGTGGTGGCGCTGGCTGGGCAACGCTCAGCCTGGTATCCCTGGTCGCTGCTGGTCGGCGGGGCGCTGGTGTCGGTGACGGCGAATGCGATCCACGCTGTGGTCGCTGCGGACGCCGATGTGCCCGGCCTGCTGGCTGCCTCGGTGGCCGCGGTACCGCCGGTGGTGCTGCTGGCGATCACCCATCTCACCGTGATCCTCACCCGCACCTTCCCACAGGAGTTGCCGGGGCAGCCTGAGGTGTTGTCCGAGATCCCGGAGATGCTGTCCGAGGTGTATGCCGGACCGCAGGGTGTTGTCCACTCAAAGTCGTTGTTGTCCGTTGCCTCTGAACCTCTGGCCGATGAGCGGGAGTTGTCCTTAGCCTCGGATGAAACCCCTGGTCGTTCTGATCGCCGGGCTCGTGCTGCGGCGTTGCGGGCCGCGGGCTGGTCGAACAAGCGGATTGCCCGCGAGGTGCAGGTGCATCCGGCAACTGTGGGGAGATGGTTCGCCGCCGCGCACCTTCCCGACACCAATGATGACGCCGCCGGCGAGCGGGAGGAGACGCGTCAGCGCCAGCCCTCCCCTGACGACGCCGACGGCCCCCGCCCAGCACCGGCATTCGTCGAATGGCTCATGGGCCTGCCGACTGGATGGGTCACCGATAGCGGCGGCCTGACGCAGAATCAACAGATCACCGCCCTCGGCAACGGATTGCTACCCCTCCAGGCTGTGTCCGCGCTGTCACTGCTCGCCGCGTGA
- a CDS encoding vitamin K epoxide reductase family protein: MTTSDDLLERIHRFRQTDRWIFSTMLFSACLSLYASFVLSTDAIRLAANPKVGLPCNLNEVINCSAVARSWQAGLFGFPNAFLGLMAEPVVITIAVASLAGVRFPRGFMLAAQIVYGLGFVFAYWLFFESTFVIGALCPWCLLVTVSTTLVFASLTHVNLRDNNLFLPTSLHKTLTKGLRLGVDNLLVVLWLGAITTLVLAKYGPALFG, encoded by the coding sequence TTGACCACATCAGACGACCTTTTGGAGCGCATCCACCGTTTCAGACAGACCGACAGGTGGATCTTCTCCACCATGCTCTTCTCGGCCTGCCTCAGCCTGTACGCCTCCTTCGTCCTGTCAACCGACGCCATCCGGCTAGCGGCCAACCCCAAAGTCGGACTCCCATGCAACCTCAACGAGGTCATCAACTGCAGCGCAGTCGCCAGATCCTGGCAGGCCGGACTGTTCGGATTCCCGAACGCGTTCCTCGGCCTGATGGCCGAGCCCGTAGTCATCACCATCGCGGTCGCCAGCCTCGCCGGCGTCAGGTTTCCGCGAGGCTTCATGCTCGCCGCCCAGATCGTCTATGGCCTGGGCTTCGTGTTCGCCTACTGGCTGTTCTTTGAGTCCACTTTTGTCATCGGGGCGCTGTGCCCCTGGTGCCTGTTGGTGACTGTGTCCACCACCTTGGTGTTCGCATCACTCACCCACGTCAACCTGCGCGACAACAACCTGTTCCTCCCAACGAGCCTGCACAAGACCTTGACCAAAGGGCTTCGCCTGGGAGTCGACAACCTGCTCGTCGTGCTCTGGCTCGGAGCGATCACCACCTTGGTGCTCGCCAAATACGGTCCAGCCCTCTTCGGGTAA
- the cmtR gene encoding Cd(II)/Pb(II)-sensing metalloregulatory transcriptional regulator CmtR: protein MLTISDRLDVMNRLGRAMADPTRSRILLTLLAGPSYPAVLSRELGLSRSNVSNHLTCLRGCGIVVAEPEGRQTRYEVADPHLARALTALVDVTLAVDESVPCMDPDCGVEGCQAGEVRA, encoded by the coding sequence ATGCTGACTATTTCCGATCGACTCGACGTGATGAACCGGCTCGGCCGAGCTATGGCCGACCCGACCCGCTCCCGCATTCTGCTGACCCTGCTGGCCGGGCCGAGCTACCCGGCGGTGCTGTCCCGCGAGCTGGGGTTGTCGCGCTCGAACGTGTCGAACCATCTGACATGCCTGCGCGGGTGCGGGATCGTGGTGGCCGAGCCCGAGGGCCGACAGACCCGCTACGAGGTGGCAGACCCGCACCTGGCCCGCGCGCTGACGGCGCTGGTGGATGTCACGCTCGCGGTCGACGAGAGCGTGCCGTGCATGGACCCGGACTGCGGGGTCGAGGGTTGCCAGGCGGGGGAGGTGCGGGCGTGA
- a CDS encoding ArdC-like ssDNA-binding domain-containing protein: MFLAYLTVTDDRVISAEGRSRMTATEEVRAKRDAKLDELHEKLTGAVETLVSGRDWARALAFAARFRSRSFNNALLIWVQHEAAFEAGRVPGPVPSYVAGYRQWQQLGQQVQKGQPGYMIFAPVTGRFASSNPGDPSSWRRLGPREKHKVNEVVRTKMVGARPAYVWDVTQTEGDPIPEPLAPKLLDGEAPQGLWDGLAMQVEALGFEVLRVPDDGRIGGADGLTDYVARQVSVRTDVTEVNQIATLAHELAHVLMHDPKDEDARQHRGVREVEAESVALMVGAAHGLDTSGYTIPYVAGWASSVKDAEPVEVVKATGERVRRTALGILDQLDTFQVADGTPPGLARDVPTAEPKALHVPPPSEHRPAARVPVVAGRGL; this comes from the coding sequence ATGTTCCTGGCGTACCTCACGGTCACCGACGATCGGGTGATCTCGGCGGAGGGAAGGTCCAGGATGACTGCGACGGAGGAAGTACGAGCCAAGCGGGACGCGAAGCTCGATGAGCTGCACGAGAAGCTGACTGGCGCGGTGGAGACGCTGGTCTCCGGGCGGGACTGGGCCCGCGCGTTGGCGTTCGCGGCCCGGTTCCGATCGCGCTCGTTCAACAACGCGCTGCTGATCTGGGTTCAGCACGAGGCTGCGTTCGAGGCTGGCCGGGTGCCCGGGCCGGTGCCGTCGTATGTGGCTGGGTATCGGCAGTGGCAGCAGCTTGGCCAGCAGGTGCAGAAGGGCCAGCCGGGTTACATGATCTTCGCTCCGGTGACCGGCCGGTTCGCCTCGTCGAATCCTGGTGATCCGTCGTCGTGGCGTCGTTTGGGTCCGCGCGAGAAGCACAAGGTCAACGAGGTAGTGCGCACGAAGATGGTGGGCGCTCGGCCCGCCTATGTGTGGGACGTGACGCAGACCGAGGGCGATCCGATCCCTGAGCCACTCGCACCGAAGCTGCTGGACGGCGAAGCCCCGCAGGGACTGTGGGATGGCCTGGCCATGCAGGTCGAAGCGTTGGGGTTCGAGGTGCTGCGTGTCCCGGATGACGGGCGGATCGGCGGCGCGGACGGCCTGACCGACTACGTCGCTCGGCAGGTATCGGTGCGTACCGATGTGACGGAGGTCAATCAGATCGCCACGTTGGCGCACGAGCTGGCGCATGTGCTGATGCACGACCCCAAGGATGAGGACGCTCGCCAGCATCGGGGTGTTCGTGAGGTGGAGGCCGAGAGCGTGGCGTTGATGGTCGGTGCTGCGCACGGGTTGGATACCAGTGGTTACACGATTCCGTATGTGGCGGGGTGGGCGTCGTCGGTCAAGGACGCTGAACCTGTGGAGGTCGTCAAGGCGACCGGTGAGCGGGTGCGGAGGACGGCGCTGGGCATCCTCGACCAGCTGGACACGTTCCAGGTCGCCGATGGCACGCCGCCTGGTCTTGCGCGTGATGTTCCCACTGCGGAGCCGAAGGCGCTGCATGTGCCGCCGCCGTCGGAGCATCGGCCGGCGGCGAGGGTGCCGGTGGTGGCGGGTCGGGGGTTGTGA